Proteins encoded within one genomic window of Equus przewalskii isolate Varuska chromosome 3, EquPr2, whole genome shotgun sequence:
- the ST3GAL2 gene encoding CMP-N-acetylneuraminate-beta-galactosamide-alpha-2,3-sialyltransferase 2 isoform X1, protein MKCSLRVWFLSVAFLLVFIMSLLFTYSHHSMATLPYLDSGSLGGTHRVKLVPGYAGLQRVSKEGLAGKSCACRRCMGDTGASDWFDSHFNSNISPVWTRENMDLPPDVQRWWMMLQPQFKSHNTNEVLEKLFQIVPGENPYRFRDPHQCRRCAVVGNSGNLRGSGYGPDVDGHNFIMRMNQAPTVGFEQDVGSRTTHHFMYPESAKNLPANVSFVLVPFKALDLLWIASALSTGQIRFTYAPVKSFLRVDKEKVQIYNPAFFKYIHDRWTEHHGRYPSTGMLVLFFALHVCDEVNVYGFGADSRGNWHHYWENNRYAGEFRKTGVHDADFEAHIIDMLAKASKIEVYRGN, encoded by the exons ATGAAGTGCTCCCTGCGGGTATGGTTCCTCTCCGTGGCCTTCCTGCTGGTGTTCATCATGTCACTGCTCTTCACCtactcccaccacagcatggccaccctGCCCTACCTGGACTCGGGGTCCCTGGGTGGGACCCACCGGGTGAAGCTGGTGCCCGGCTATGCTGGCCTGCAGCGTGTCAGCAAAGAGGGGCTCGCTGGCAAGAGCTGTGCCTGCCGCCGTTGCATGGGCGACACCGGCGCCTCTGACTGGTTTGATAGCCACTTCAACAGCAACATTTCCCCCGTCTGGACTCGAGAGAACATGGATCTGCCCCCGGATGTCCAGAGGTGGTGGATG ATGCTGCAGCCCCAGTTCAAGTCACACAACACCAACGAGGTGCTGGAGAAGCTATTCCAGATAGTCCCAGGCGAGAACCCCTACCGTTTCCGGGATCCCCACCAGTGTCGGCGCTGTGCTGTGGTGGGGAACTCAGGCAACCTGCGGGGCTCTGGCTATGGGCCGGATGTGGATGGGCACAACTTCATCATGAG GATGAATCAGGCTCCAACTGTGGGCTTTGAGCAGGATGTTGGCAGCCGAACCACCCACCATTTCATGTACCCTGAGAGTGCCAAGAACCTGCCTGCCAATGTCAGCTTCGTGTTGGTGCCCTTCAAAGCCCTGGACCTCCTGTGGATTGCCAGTGCCCTGTCCACAGGGCAGATCCGATT CACCTATGCCCCAGTGAAGTCCTTCCTTCGAGTGGACAAAGAAAAG GTCCAGATCTACAACCCAGCCTTCTTCAAGTACATCCATGACCGGTGGACAGAGCATCATGGGCGGTACCCTTCCACAGGGATGCTCGTGCTCTTCTTTGCCCTGCATGTGTGTGACGAG GTGAACGTGTACGGGTTTGGGGCCGACAGCCGGGGCAACTGGCACCACTACTGGGAGAATAACCGGTACGCAGGCGAGTTCCGGAAGACGGGCGTGCACGACGCCGACTTCGAGGCCCACATCATCGACATGCTGGCCAAGGCCAGCAAGATCGAGG
- the ST3GAL2 gene encoding CMP-N-acetylneuraminate-beta-galactosamide-alpha-2,3-sialyltransferase 2 isoform X3, translating to MKCSLRVWFLSVAFLLVFIMSLLFTYSHHSMATLPYLDSGSLGGTHRVKLVPGYAGLQRVSKEGLAGKSCACRRCMGDTGASDWFDSHFNSNISPVWTRENMDLPPDVQRWWMMLQPQFKSHNTNEVLEKLFQIVPGENPYRFRDPHQCRRCAVVGNSGNLRGSGYGPDVDGHNFIMSTYAPVKSFLRVDKEKVQIYNPAFFKYIHDRWTEHHGRYPSTGMLVLFFALHVCDEVNVYGFGADSRGNWHHYWENNRYAGEFRKTGVHDADFEAHIIDMLAKASKIEVYRGN from the exons ATGAAGTGCTCCCTGCGGGTATGGTTCCTCTCCGTGGCCTTCCTGCTGGTGTTCATCATGTCACTGCTCTTCACCtactcccaccacagcatggccaccctGCCCTACCTGGACTCGGGGTCCCTGGGTGGGACCCACCGGGTGAAGCTGGTGCCCGGCTATGCTGGCCTGCAGCGTGTCAGCAAAGAGGGGCTCGCTGGCAAGAGCTGTGCCTGCCGCCGTTGCATGGGCGACACCGGCGCCTCTGACTGGTTTGATAGCCACTTCAACAGCAACATTTCCCCCGTCTGGACTCGAGAGAACATGGATCTGCCCCCGGATGTCCAGAGGTGGTGGATG ATGCTGCAGCCCCAGTTCAAGTCACACAACACCAACGAGGTGCTGGAGAAGCTATTCCAGATAGTCCCAGGCGAGAACCCCTACCGTTTCCGGGATCCCCACCAGTGTCGGCGCTGTGCTGTGGTGGGGAACTCAGGCAACCTGCGGGGCTCTGGCTATGGGCCGGATGTGGATGGGCACAACTTCATCATGAG CACCTATGCCCCAGTGAAGTCCTTCCTTCGAGTGGACAAAGAAAAG GTCCAGATCTACAACCCAGCCTTCTTCAAGTACATCCATGACCGGTGGACAGAGCATCATGGGCGGTACCCTTCCACAGGGATGCTCGTGCTCTTCTTTGCCCTGCATGTGTGTGACGAG GTGAACGTGTACGGGTTTGGGGCCGACAGCCGGGGCAACTGGCACCACTACTGGGAGAATAACCGGTACGCAGGCGAGTTCCGGAAGACGGGCGTGCACGACGCCGACTTCGAGGCCCACATCATCGACATGCTGGCCAAGGCCAGCAAGATCGAGG
- the ST3GAL2 gene encoding CMP-N-acetylneuraminate-beta-galactosamide-alpha-2,3-sialyltransferase 2 isoform X2 — MKCSLRVWFLSVAFLLVFIMSLLFTYSHHSMATLPYLDSGSLGGTHRVKLVPGYAGLQRVSKEGLAGKSCACRRCMGDTGASDWFDSHFNSNISPVWTRENMDLPPDVQRWWMMLQPQFKSHNTNEVLEKLFQIVPGENPYRFRDPHQCRRCAVVGNSGNLRGSGYGPDVDGHNFIMRMNQAPTVGFEQDVGSRTTHHFMYPESAKNLPANVSFVLVPFKALDLLWIASALSTGQIRFTYAPVKSFLRVDKEKVQIYNPAFFKYIHDRWTEHHGRYPSTGMLVLFFALHVCDEILRCMVLGV; from the exons ATGAAGTGCTCCCTGCGGGTATGGTTCCTCTCCGTGGCCTTCCTGCTGGTGTTCATCATGTCACTGCTCTTCACCtactcccaccacagcatggccaccctGCCCTACCTGGACTCGGGGTCCCTGGGTGGGACCCACCGGGTGAAGCTGGTGCCCGGCTATGCTGGCCTGCAGCGTGTCAGCAAAGAGGGGCTCGCTGGCAAGAGCTGTGCCTGCCGCCGTTGCATGGGCGACACCGGCGCCTCTGACTGGTTTGATAGCCACTTCAACAGCAACATTTCCCCCGTCTGGACTCGAGAGAACATGGATCTGCCCCCGGATGTCCAGAGGTGGTGGATG ATGCTGCAGCCCCAGTTCAAGTCACACAACACCAACGAGGTGCTGGAGAAGCTATTCCAGATAGTCCCAGGCGAGAACCCCTACCGTTTCCGGGATCCCCACCAGTGTCGGCGCTGTGCTGTGGTGGGGAACTCAGGCAACCTGCGGGGCTCTGGCTATGGGCCGGATGTGGATGGGCACAACTTCATCATGAG GATGAATCAGGCTCCAACTGTGGGCTTTGAGCAGGATGTTGGCAGCCGAACCACCCACCATTTCATGTACCCTGAGAGTGCCAAGAACCTGCCTGCCAATGTCAGCTTCGTGTTGGTGCCCTTCAAAGCCCTGGACCTCCTGTGGATTGCCAGTGCCCTGTCCACAGGGCAGATCCGATT CACCTATGCCCCAGTGAAGTCCTTCCTTCGAGTGGACAAAGAAAAG GTCCAGATCTACAACCCAGCCTTCTTCAAGTACATCCATGACCGGTGGACAGAGCATCATGGGCGGTACCCTTCCACAGGGATGCTCGTGCTCTTCTTTGCCCTGCATGTGTGTGACGAG ATTCTTCGGTGTATGGTATTGGGTGTTTGA